TTTTGTCCTTATGTTCTAATAATTGATCCGTAATTCGATAAAGTTTATTGTGAGAAAGTCTTGAAAGGTCTAACTCTAAAAGCTCATCGATGGCGCTTTGCTTTTTGACCCAGCGTAAGGTCGCCCATTCGCTTGAGGGGTGCACCAGGCGCCCAACGATCAACAGTTCGGCCAGTTTAATATCCTTCTCCTTAAAGCCCAGCTTTTTTAAAAGTTCATTGAACTTAAGCTTTCTTAACATCATCAAACTGATGTATTCGCCTCCTATACTGCGAGCATCTCTGAATTTGACAGAGCCCGTAAAAATGGTCTCGGTTTCCTGTGGGCTTTCTTTTTTTTCTACCTTTTCTTGTTTTAGTTTGTTTTGAATTAAAAGCGAGGCATAGCGCTGGGCTAATTGTTCAATTTGCTCATCCACTTCGATCAGTGAAGTTTGTCCGCTTATGATCTCTTCGATGCGATTGGCAAGTGTTTTCCATTGGTCTTTAGGAATGGTAAGCTTGCCCAGGTTGAGCAATTTTCTTTGTCTTGGGCCTTTTTCAGTACGATAGGATTCGACCAATTGATGGTAAACGAAGGTTTTATCGTACCCTTTATTCTTTTTTGTGACTTCTTTAATAAACATGTTCAAATATAATCATATCAGTCAATTAAGTCAAGGGGGAAACCAATATAGTATGGGGCACTACAACGACATCTCGAAAACTCGATCCAAAAAAACCAATAACTTACAAAAACCGAAGGTGGAAATTTGGTGATTTGGGCTTAAATTTTGTTCAAGATGGGTTAAAATACTTTGTTTATTCATTTTCTGCGATGATTGACGTAATCTGCGAGAAAATTTCTTTGCGTACGTTGCGGTTGTTTTTAGTTGCGGCTGTGCTGCCTTAGGAGTTTAGGGGTAGTTTTTGAACCTTGATTTTCAGGATTTTATTGATTTATTATTGCGGGGAAAAGATAATCCTGCGAATCCCAAAATCAAGCAAACCATAGTTCAAAATATTTGCACCGGCCTGCCATTTCGAGAATCCCACTCCGGCTGGAGACGAGAAATCTTTTCCTTTCTTCACTGTTCCACTCTCTCTTCAACCACGCTCAGCGCATAGGGGATGAAAGCCGGACTGCGCAACAAACCGTCGCCACAAATCCCCCTTTACCCGCTTAAAAACCTCTGGCGGTACTTTCGTTTAATCGCTTCCCAATTTGCAACCAGTGTTTTAAATTGAGACAAATATCTTTGCGCAAATTTTTGCCCATCAATTTGCCTTACAAAGCGCAATTCCCGCACCGAACTGCTGACAAAGAAAAAATCATACTGTGGCAATTGATCAATATGAATGAGCGCTTCCCTGGCCTTTAACTCCTTAACCAGCACCGAACGTACTGTTCCGGGCAGTATGCCGACCTCAGCGGGCGGCGTGAACAATCGGCCGTCTTTTACGCCAAAAATATTGGCAATAGAAGTTTCCATTAACAATCCCTGTTTATTTACGTAAAGTACGTCGTCAAAGCCTTGCTGCTGCGCCAGGCCGCGAAAATAAAAATGATAGCCATAGTTAATCGTTTTATGTTGTAACAGGGGCGCCTGCTCATTGTACGGCGTAGGAAAAATCTTTAAGGCCAGGGGAGCCGGTTCTTTCTGAGACGGAGAAATGGCTTCGACCAAAATAAGAAAATGTTGTGCATTGATTTTAACATTTCGCCGATCCAGCGGCAGCAAACAAATTAGTTTAACGCGCGCCTGGCGGTAGGCAGATTCATTTTGCAGGCGCGTTAAAATGATCGTTTTTAAATCCGGCCAGTTTACTCTCGCCTGAAAATCATTCAAACTGTTCTGCAGACGCGCAAGGTGTTCTTCCCAGAAATAGAGGACGCCCTGTTCGTAGTAAATCGTTTCGAACAAAGCCTGTCCGCTGCTGAGTAACGACAGCAGAGAAAATCGAAGCGGCTCTTGCTGCCAGGAATTGTTTTCAAAAATGAGCATAATACCTCGCTTTAGATTTTAATCCTTTAAAAACGGCGCGGCCTTGGCCAGGCACTCTTCGTATTCTTTTTGTGGCTCGGAATCGATGACAATGCCTCCCCCGGCCTGGTAGTGCACATAACCATCCTTTAAAATGGCGGTGCGGATAAGTATACTGGAATCGGTCACATTCCGCAAGGGGAAGCGCAGAAAAAACGAGCCCGTGTAAAAGGAACGATTATGGGCTTCAAGACGGTTAATGTACTGCATGGCGGCTATCTTGGGGCACCCGGTAATGGAGCCGCCCGGAAAGGTCGCATCTATCAGGTCAACAAAATCCTTTCCTGGCAAAAGCCTGCCCCTGACTTCCGACACCAGGTGATGCACGTGACTGAAAGTGCGCAAATCGTGCCGTTTTTTTACCAGAACCGAACCGGTACGGCAGACTTTTGCAAGATCATTACGTAAAAGGTCGGTAATCATGTCCAGCTCGGCGCGATCTTTCTTTGACTTTAAAAGCAGCTGCTTTAACCGCAGATCTTCCCCGGCATCGGCAGAACGTTTGATTGTCCCTTTAATGGGTTCAGTCAAAACCGTCTGCCCCTTCTGAAGCCAGAAGCGCTCCGGAGAGATGGATAGTATTTCCGCTTCCGAAAGCGCCAGGTAAAAACTGCGCGGCGCCCCTGTTTTTTTGTACCATTCTTTAAAGATTTCAAAACCAGGCCGGTCAGCCGGTTTACTGAAACGCAAAGTAAAATTGAGCTGGTAAAATTCTCCGCTGGCGATTAAATCGCGAATGCGCTGAATTTTTTTTAGATAGCCGGTTTGAGGTTCGCTTTGCGCCGCTCCATTTCCCTGCGCCAATGTTTGTAGCGGCGGTCTGCAGGCCAGCCCGGCGCTCCCCGCATCAAAACGCAAAACCTGATTCGCATCCCCGTAACGCAGGTATCCCCTGGCCGGCAAAATCAAATACCACTCCGGCAAAGAATAAAAATCAATTTCATGCTGAATACCGTTGCGGGCGGCGCCAAAATCGTAACTGAGCAACAGCAGGTAAAAAAAGTGTTCCGATTGCACGCGGCGCGCTTCTATTGACTTTAACAACCGGAATAAATCGCCGTCAATCTCTTCGCTTTGTTCGGCTCGTTTCACTAAAATTTGCTCTCTACCGGCCGGAGACAAAACCGCAAAAAATTGCTCTATGTAAATTTCTACCTTCTGGCCGTCCGGCAATTGCCAGCCGGGTAAGTAAAAGCAGGGGGCGCCGCCAGAGGTAAAAGCCCCTTCTTTTTCGGCCCTGAACGTCAGCTTTTCCAGATACGGTTCAACCCAGTCGATCATGAACCATCCTTACAAAATTTTCAATAATCTGCAGCCCCCGGGGCGTTAAAAAAGATTCCGGATGAAATTGTACGCCAAAAAGCGGCAAATGGCGGTGTTCAAAGGACATGGGCGCTGTTTTGTAAACCGAAGTTAAACGTAACTCTGGAGGAATATCGGAGCAGATCAGCGAATGGTAGCGGGCGGCCTGAAAAGTGGCGGGCAAACCGGCAAATAATGGAGAGGGATGGATGATTTTTACGCGACAGCTTTGGCCGTGAACCGGCGTTTGTGAGCGAATGGTTTTTCCTCCCAGAACCTCGTTAATGATTTGCATACCCAGACAGACGCCCAGAAGGGGCTTTTGATCGTAAAATGCTTTAACGATTTGCGGCGTAGTGCCGGCATTTTCTGG
This sequence is a window from Caldithrix abyssi DSM 13497. Protein-coding genes within it:
- a CDS encoding anthranilate synthase component II → MNNSSAPEILLIDNYDSFTYNLYHYLVRAGARAVVKLNDDPRLAEHAAEADGLVISPGPSRPENAGTTPQIVKAFYDQKPLLGVCLGMQIINEVLGGKTIRSQTPVHGQSCRVKIIHPSPLFAGLPATFQAARYHSLICSDIPPELRLTSVYKTAPMSFEHRHLPLFGVQFHPESFLTPRGLQIIENFVRMVHDRLG
- a CDS encoding aminotransferase class IV — its product is MLIFENNSWQQEPLRFSLLSLLSSGQALFETIYYEQGVLYFWEEHLARLQNSLNDFQARVNWPDLKTIILTRLQNESAYRQARVKLICLLPLDRRNVKINAQHFLILVEAISPSQKEPAPLALKIFPTPYNEQAPLLQHKTINYGYHFYFRGLAQQQGFDDVLYVNKQGLLMETSIANIFGVKDGRLFTPPAEVGILPGTVRSVLVKELKAREALIHIDQLPQYDFFFVSSSVRELRFVRQIDGQKFAQRYLSQFKTLVANWEAIKRKYRQRFLSG
- a CDS encoding anthranilate synthase component I family protein, with amino-acid sequence MIDWVEPYLEKLTFRAEKEGAFTSGGAPCFYLPGWQLPDGQKVEIYIEQFFAVLSPAGREQILVKRAEQSEEIDGDLFRLLKSIEARRVQSEHFFYLLLLSYDFGAARNGIQHEIDFYSLPEWYLILPARGYLRYGDANQVLRFDAGSAGLACRPPLQTLAQGNGAAQSEPQTGYLKKIQRIRDLIASGEFYQLNFTLRFSKPADRPGFEIFKEWYKKTGAPRSFYLALSEAEILSISPERFWLQKGQTVLTEPIKGTIKRSADAGEDLRLKQLLLKSKKDRAELDMITDLLRNDLAKVCRTGSVLVKKRHDLRTFSHVHHLVSEVRGRLLPGKDFVDLIDATFPGGSITGCPKIAAMQYINRLEAHNRSFYTGSFFLRFPLRNVTDSSILIRTAILKDGYVHYQAGGGIVIDSEPQKEYEECLAKAAPFLKD